Proteins from one Bos taurus isolate L1 Dominette 01449 registration number 42190680 breed Hereford chromosome 7, ARS-UCD2.0, whole genome shotgun sequence genomic window:
- the RBM22 gene encoding pre-mRNA-splicing factor RBM22 isoform X1: protein MATSLGSNTYNRQNWEDADFPILCQTCLGENPYIRMICARPFTVFRWCPGVRMRFKKTEVCQTCSKLKNVCQTCLLDLEYGLPIQVRDAGLSFKDDMPKSDVNKEYYTQNMEREISNSDGTRPVGMLGKATSTSDMLLKLARTTPYYKRNRPHICSFWVKGECKRGEECPYRHEKPTDPDDPLADQNIKDRYYGINDPVADKLLKRASTMPRLDPPEDKTITTLYVGGLGDTITETDLRNHFYQFGEIRTITVVQRQQCAFIQFATRQAAEVAAEKSFNKLIVNGRRLNVKWGRSQAARGKEKEKDGTTDSGIKLEPVPGLPGALPPPPAAEEEASANYFNLPPSGPPAVVNIALPPPPGIAPPPPPGFGPHMFHPMGPPPPFMRAPGPIHYPSQDPQRMGAHAGKHSSP from the exons ATGGCGACCTCTCTAGGTTCCAACACCTACAACAGGCAGAATTGGGAGGATGCG GACTTCCCTATTCTGTGCCAGACGTGTCTTGGAGAAAACCCGTATATCCGAATG ATCTGTGCCAGGCCATTCACAGTGTTTCGCTGGTGCCCTGGGGTCCGCATGCGTTTCAAGAAGACTGAAGTGTGCCAGACCTGCAGTAAATTGAAGAATGTCTGTCAGACCTGCCTCTTAGACCTAGAATATG GTCTGCCCATCCAGGTTCGTGATGCAGGATTGTCTTTTAAGGATGACATGCCAAAGTCCGACGTCAACAAAGAGTACTACACACAGAATATGGAGAGAGAG ATTTCCAACTCTGATGGAACGCGGCCAGTTGGCATGTTGGGGAAAGCCACATCCACCAGTGACATGCTGCTCAAACTGGCCCGGACCACACCCTACTACAAAAGGAATCGACCGCACATTTGCTCCTTCTGGGTGAAAGGAGAATGTAAGAGAGGAGAGGAGTGTCCATACAG ACATGAAAAACCAACAGATCCAGATGACCCCCTTGCTGATCAGAACATTAAAGACCGATATTATGGAATCAATGACCCTGTGGCAGATAAACTCTTGAAGCGGGCTTCAACAATGCCACGTCTAGACCCACCAGAGGACAAGACTATCACCACACTGTATGTTGGTGGTCTGGGTGATACCATTACTGAGACCGATCTAAG GAATCACTTCTATCAGTTTGGAGAGATCCGGACCATCACTGTTGTACAAAGACAGCAGTGTGCTTTCATCCAGTTTGCTACAAGGCAGGCTGCAGAAGTGGCTGCCGAGAAGTCCTTTAATAAGTTGATTGTCAATGGCCGCAGGCTCAACGTGAAATGGGGAAG GTCCCAGGCagccagagggaaagaaaaggagaaggatgGAACCACAGACTCTGGAATCAAGCTCGAGCCCGTTCCAGGGCTCCCAGGAG cgcttcctcctcctcctgccgcAGAAGAAGAAGCCTCTGCCAACTACTTCAACCTACCCCCGAGTGGTCCTCCGGCTGTGGTGAACATTGCCCTGCCACCCCCACCTGGTAttgccccacctccacccccag GTTTTGGACCACACATGTTCCACCCCATGGGACCACCCCCTCCTTTCATGAGGGCTCCAGGACCAATCCATTATCCTTCTCAGGACCCTCAGAGGATGGGAGCACATGCCGGGAAGCACAGCAGCCCCTAG
- the RBM22 gene encoding pre-mRNA-splicing factor RBM22 (The RefSeq protein has 1 substitution compared to this genomic sequence) — MATSLGSNTYNRQNWEDADFPILCQTCLGENPYIRMTKEKYGKECKICARPFTVFRWCPGVRMRFKKTEVCQTCSKLKNVCQTCLLDLEYGLPIQVRDAGLSFKDDMPKSDVNKEYYTQNMEREISNSDGTRPVGMLGKATSTSDMLLKLARTTPYYKRNRPHICSFWVKGECKRGEECPYRHEKPTDPDDPLADQNIKDRYYGINDPVADKLLKRASTMPRLDPPEDKTITTLYVGGLGDTITETDLRNHFYQFGEIRTITVVQRQQCAFIQFATRQAAEVAAEKSFNKFIVNGRRLNVKWGRSQAARGKEKEKDGTTDSGIKLEPVPGLPGALPPPPAAEEEASANYFNLPPSGPPAVVNIALPPPPGIAPPPPPGFGPHMFHPMGPPPPFMRAPGPIHYPSQDPQRMGAHAGKHSSP; from the exons ATGGCGACCTCTCTAGGTTCCAACACCTACAACAGGCAGAATTGGGAGGATGCG GACTTCCCTATTCTGTGCCAGACGTGTCTTGGAGAAAACCCGTATATCCGAATG acCAAAGAAAAGTATGGGAAGGAATGCAAA ATCTGTGCCAGGCCATTCACAGTGTTTCGCTGGTGCCCTGGGGTCCGCATGCGTTTCAAGAAGACTGAAGTGTGCCAGACCTGCAGTAAATTGAAGAATGTCTGTCAGACCTGCCTCTTAGACCTAGAATATG GTCTGCCCATCCAGGTTCGTGATGCAGGATTGTCTTTTAAGGATGACATGCCAAAGTCCGACGTCAACAAAGAGTACTACACACAGAATATGGAGAGAGAG ATTTCCAACTCTGATGGAACGCGGCCAGTTGGCATGTTGGGGAAAGCCACATCCACCAGTGACATGCTGCTCAAACTGGCCCGGACCACACCCTACTACAAAAGGAATCGACCGCACATTTGCTCCTTCTGGGTGAAAGGAGAATGTAAGAGAGGAGAGGAGTGTCCATACAG ACATGAAAAACCAACAGATCCAGATGACCCCCTTGCTGATCAGAACATTAAAGACCGATATTATGGAATCAATGACCCTGTGGCAGATAAACTCTTGAAGCGGGCTTCAACAATGCCACGTCTAGACCCACCAGAGGACAAGACTATCACCACACTGTATGTTGGTGGTCTGGGTGATACCATTACTGAGACCGATCTAAG GAATCACTTCTATCAGTTTGGAGAGATCCGGACCATCACTGTTGTACAAAGACAGCAGTGTGCTTTCATCCAGTTTGCTACAAGGCAGGCTGCAGAAGTGGCTGCCGAGAAGTCCTTTAATAAGTTGATTGTCAATGGCCGCAGGCTCAACGTGAAATGGGGAAG GTCCCAGGCagccagagggaaagaaaaggagaaggatgGAACCACAGACTCTGGAATCAAGCTCGAGCCCGTTCCAGGGCTCCCAGGAG cgcttcctcctcctcctgccgcAGAAGAAGAAGCCTCTGCCAACTACTTCAACCTACCCCCGAGTGGTCCTCCGGCTGTGGTGAACATTGCCCTGCCACCCCCACCTGGTAttgccccacctccacccccag GTTTTGGACCACACATGTTCCACCCCATGGGACCACCCCCTCCTTTCATGAGGGCTCCAGGACCAATCCATTATCCTTCTCAGGACCCTCAGAGGATGGGAGCACATGCCGGGAAGCACAGCAGCCCCTAG